The genomic stretch ATCTAACTTGGATAGAGGCTGGCCTGCGGCGATGGTACGATCTGTTTTTGCTGCTGCCATTTTGGCGCGGGTGGCGAGCTTTGCCTGTGGCCCTGCGCTTGTACCAGGTGGATTTGCTAGCACTAGAAGCGGTGCAAGCTGAGGCCCAGCGGGATGTAATTGTCACAGTTGGGGCTGACATTGCCGGTATTGCCGGCATTGAGATCATCGAGCAGCTTCAAGATTCAATCCGACAAGGGGAGCTGCTGAATTGGATAGCCCTAATTGACCCAGTGGCTGACTCTGAAAACTCAGTTGATCTGGTAGCTGAGGAAGAGATCACGGCGATCGCTAGCCGCCTCTACCAAGTTGGGGTAGACAACATCTTGCCCCAGGTTCAACCCGACATTGAGGAGCTGGTGCAGCACAGCATTGCCAGAACGCTAGAGCAGATGCCAGGATACCCCCAGCTCAACTATTTACCGGGCTTAGAGCAGGTATCTGTGCAGATGATTAAGCACCTGTCTCATTCGGTGGCTCAGGGCCTTTACCGCAGTGTTGCGGGGAGCTTGTTAGACGCTAGAGGCGCAGAAATTACCGCTCGCCTACAGCACAATCTACGAGAGGCGCTCGCCAGTGAATTGAGTCAATACAACACCCGCAAAGAGATTGAATCGAGGTTAGTCAGCGCCTTAGACAAGTTCAAAATCAAATATGTGAAGGCTCTGGCAGAGGCGGGTGGCGAAACGCTGGCTAACCACACAGAGCTATTGCGCAAGCAGCTCAGCTAACATTGCTGCTCTCATAAGCCTTTGCATTCAAGCAGCCTATCTTTGATCCCCTAACCTATTCCCTCCCAGGTAGGAGGGTAAATAGGTCAAAGAACCTTAAACTTTTAAATATTGTTTAGCCGCGAGCTGACCCACCTAGAGCTGGTCAGGCTTGAAGTGGTGCCAGCTTAATTTTGAGGCTGTTTATTGCAAAAATAGGTTGAATGGCAGTGCCTCAACGACAGCTTTAATCCGGTTATCAAAAGACACTAGTTGAAGGGTCTGGTTTAGTTAACTCTTAACTTCTATTCTTCTGAAGACTTTTGGTAGCGATGACTTGCAGAGATTAAACAAAAATTATGCAAAGAGTACTAATTATCGGCGGCTGTGGACGAATTGGTGGCAGTATTGCTAAAGACATTTTGGCTCACACTGATGCTGAAGTGACTATTACCGGGCGCAACCCCCAACTGGGTACCGCAGCTTTAGAAAGACTGGGTTCCAAAGTGCAGTTTCAGCTGTTGGATCTGACGAATCAACCGGAGGTGGAAACAGCGGTCGCTAAGGCAGATCTGGTCATCCATTCGGCTGGCCCTTTTCACTACCGAGATGTTGGTGTTTTGCGCGCCTGTATTGATCAGGGAGTCGGCTACACCGACGTTAGCGATGAACGCAGTTTTACCCGCAAAGCCCTAGCCTTGCACGCTGAGGCCGAGGCTGCCGGGGTGACAGCCGTCATCAATACTGGGGTATTTCCTGGTATCTCAAACAGCATGGTGCGCCAAGGGGTCGAAGCCTTAGACAAAGCGACCTCGATTCAACTGAGCTACATCGTTGCTGGCTCTGGTGGTGCTGGCGTGACGGTGATGCGAACTACTTTTATTGGTCTGCAACGCCCCTTCGAGGCCTGGCTGAACGGTATCTGGCAATCGGTGAAACCTTACTCAGGTCGAGAAACTTTGGAGTTCCCGGCTCCCTACGGCAAGGCCAATGTCTACTGGTATGACATGCCTGAGTCGATTACTCTACAGGAAACCTTTCCGGTAGATAATGTAATTACAAAGTTTGGCGTAGTGCCCGACTTTTATAACCACGCTACTTGGGCAATGGCCAACTGGCTGCCACCAGTGGTGTTGCGCAATCGGCAAACGGTAGAGTTTTTAGCCCATGTCAGTCATTCTATGACCAGTGTGACCGATCGCTTTAGCGGTACCG from Leptolyngbya subtilissima AS-A7 encodes the following:
- a CDS encoding saccharopine dehydrogenase family protein — protein: MQRVLIIGGCGRIGGSIAKDILAHTDAEVTITGRNPQLGTAALERLGSKVQFQLLDLTNQPEVETAVAKADLVIHSAGPFHYRDVGVLRACIDQGVGYTDVSDERSFTRKALALHAEAEAAGVTAVINTGVFPGISNSMVRQGVEALDKATSIQLSYIVAGSGGAGVTVMRTTFIGLQRPFEAWLNGIWQSVKPYSGRETLEFPAPYGKANVYWYDMPESITLQETFPVDNVITKFGVVPDFYNHATWAMANWLPPVVLRNRQTVEFLAHVSHSMTSVTDRFSGTGVAMRCDIKGQQGGQDAHYVSTFAHESAAIATGLGTGSIAELMLTGKLECPGVHPVEQALPTDLFKATMDSRQLEIRETMSQVEVTA